In Woeseia oceani, one DNA window encodes the following:
- a CDS encoding glucosaminidase domain-containing protein: protein MTASITDFGQFTTLKASADRQEAAALREVASQFEALFVQSMLKNMRGAKLAEPMFGSDQMDMYQDMFDQQLSLEMANGRGIGLADMLVRQMGGEIGHVPTSRETFALPPTRRMDGAVAELPDWSEPQSFIKDVWPHAERAGTALGVEPRAIVAQAALETGWGAHVMQDANGSSSYNLFGIKAGPDWKGDSVARSTVEYENGIAERRVERFRSYPDVAAAFDDYADFLLTRGRYEQAIGQGDNVAGFAGALQEAGYATDPRYAQKISRVLHSDTMQGALSELKIDSSRPITSAGAMANAD from the coding sequence ATGACCGCCTCGATCACCGACTTCGGACAGTTCACAACCTTGAAAGCCAGCGCGGATCGCCAGGAAGCGGCCGCGCTGCGCGAGGTTGCGTCACAATTCGAGGCGCTGTTCGTGCAGTCGATGCTCAAGAATATGCGCGGAGCCAAACTGGCGGAGCCCATGTTTGGCAGCGATCAAATGGACATGTACCAGGACATGTTCGACCAGCAATTGTCGCTGGAAATGGCCAATGGTCGCGGTATTGGACTGGCGGACATGCTGGTCCGGCAGATGGGTGGCGAAATCGGTCATGTGCCGACGAGCCGTGAGACGTTCGCGTTACCGCCCACTCGTCGTATGGACGGCGCTGTGGCTGAGTTGCCGGACTGGTCGGAACCGCAATCGTTCATCAAAGATGTCTGGCCGCACGCGGAACGTGCTGGTACAGCATTGGGCGTTGAACCACGTGCGATCGTTGCCCAGGCGGCGCTCGAAACGGGTTGGGGCGCACATGTCATGCAGGATGCCAATGGCAGCAGCAGTTACAACCTGTTCGGCATCAAGGCGGGACCGGACTGGAAGGGCGACAGCGTCGCGCGATCAACCGTGGAGTACGAAAACGGCATTGCCGAGCGGCGAGTGGAGCGATTCCGTTCCTACCCCGATGTGGCAGCGGCGTTCGATGACTATGCCGACTTCCTGCTGACCCGTGGCCGCTACGAGCAGGCGATAGGTCAGGGTGACAACGTAGCGGGCTTCGCCGGTGCCTTGCAGGAAGCGGGCTACGCGACAGACCCGCGCTATGCCCAGAAAATTTCGCGCGTGCTGCACAGTGACACGATGCAGGGCGCGCTCAGTGAATTAAAGATTGACTCCAGCCGGCCGATAACCTCGGCGGGTGCTATGGCCAATGCGGACTAA